The DNA window TGGTCATTTAAATCTcaagaaaaacattttttttttaactaaaataggGTCGATAATATTtgttcacttttttttttttaccagtTGGGGGCACCCAAAATTCATGGCCCGAAGGGATCTTCCATGACAAGatttgtgtaatttttttttaattgagaaaCATGTAAATTTcctcttaaaaaaataactctaGAACAAGtacataaataaaagtaaaaacgaaACAACCCTAAACTATTTAAAAGTTCGTTTACAAAGTAAGTACGTACAACCCCATTTCTCCAATCCGCCGCCATTCCCGTCGCCATCAAGCAGTAACGGCAACAGTTTGGATGGTACCAATGAAATGggtattcttcttcttcatctaacCTAATTTCAACGTACttattatacataatatataatgaaaaaaatatataaatgttgttttttctatctaaattaattatctattatttatcATCCTCATTCTTCGATATTCTATGTTGTTGAACAACAAGAACAGAACCACTCGTATCAAAATCTGAAGACGCCAATAAATCTCCAACTGTCCCCAACTCTGGACATTCTTCCCAATCGCTCATTCCAATCGTCAATGGCGATTGTCCTCTTCCACCTTTTCCCACAATAAACAAAGTATACAAATCCGCCAATTCTCTCAACGCCGACGCCGTATCATTCCCGTTCTCAACGTATTTCTCCACATATCCCACTATTCCCGTCGTCACATACCTATTCAATGATAAACCCTACTTATAAACGTGTCGTAAAAATAGTCGAACTAAGTGACCAAAATGTCACAATATGTTGTTGTGCGGTGGTGTAATGGTAGTtcgtaaaaataaaataaaataaacctgTTGTAGAAATCGGTAAGCATGGCAGTGTCGGCTTCATTCTCGGCTTCTCGATCAGTAACCGCCATAACAACGTTATCCTCTTTATGTGCAATATTAACACCGACATATTGTCCACCTTTCGATGATTCCGGTAAAAATCTAATAATAGTTAAGTTCATATGATGATGCATGCCCAATCGTTTACTAAACCCTAATGCTTCACGATCATCCGGTCCTCCAAAGAACAAAGTAGCCACTTGCTGCAAAGACTCTGCCCCCGACGATTGCGACGATCGCGAGATACCGCGATCGACGAGAATCGCGACAGAGCATTTCGCGTGACGTAGAACTTTCTGATTCGCGGTTCGAATTCCATCTTTCCCCGTTTCCATCCTCCCGTCGATTCTTCTATGTTTGTGAAATGGGAGGAAGATCATTGACGCGCGCATTCCCTCTGCTCGATCGCAAACGTCGGAATGCATGTTTAAGAATGGGGAGACGGcttttgtttgatgaattaaAACGCCGGTTTCCGCGTTGAAGTTATCGACGGCTTGGTTGATTTCGACAACGTCGTTTCCTCCGTAGGCATCGTCGTCACTTAGCTCGTCGTCTTCTCGTTGGTGGTACATTAGGTCGGTGTTGGTTTTTTCGGGGAGTTCGATTAGATGCATCATGAATGCGTTTACGGGGCCTCGGTCGGGGCCTCGTAAGGCCGCTATGAGTCCGACCATTGTTGCAACATGGCGTGGTCCGTGAACGCATACTAACATTCTTAGTTCGACTTCTGGATCTTGCCATTCGAGTGAAAGATGGCCGTAACCTAAAGTGTCGGTTTCTCTTCGAACCATGCAGACTATTGTTGGTCCGACTATTAATGTGTTAACCACTAAAGTTACAACCATCAATGGATAAAAATCGGGACTTGTTACAATCTGCACTAACAAACACATTAACACGAATCAATCATAATatataagaagaaaaatgaatgaTAAAGATTGTTAAAATCAAAATGTGACCAAGAAAAACTTAAATTAGGTGTTGGCATTAGTCATTGTATATTTTTAGATTGAGAATTTGGGAGTGATTAAAGACTAATGAAAATACATCACTATTTGTAGAAAATAATACTACTAGTTTGAATATTTCTATACTTCCTCTCAAACTAgtaaattctaaattaaattagaaaacatATAAATTCTTGATACTACAGCTTTAAGGATAATTGCCAAGGTCAAATGTCTAGAGAATCTCGTAAAGTGGTGTCTTGAGAGATATGTTGAGTGACATCTCCATGTTTTAACATGGTGAGGGATGAAATGTCTAAGATGAATGACAGTTAAGTTTTTGTAGTTGTGATGCAAAAGTAATGGTTTTGAAGATCATCTCAGAATAATAGGTGGATGTCAATATTCTCGTAAAGTAGCGTCGTACAAACTATGAGATAATAGAATCATTAAGTTTTACTCCAATGGTTATTTCCACAACAAAATATTTGATCGGTTACTTTAAAAATCAAGAACATAATAACATGcagtttttagaaaaaaaatttgatgttaaactaaaaaaaaatgtggtCATAATGAGGTTAGCATACAACCCGCAAACACAATTAGTCATTTAGCTAGACGCAGAATTTTCTGTCTTGTAGACTAGAACTCATGAACTCTCAAGGAGGCTGGGGTCCATATCTTGTTGAcgttaggctagaagagggatTGATGATGAATTAAAGACTTCTTTTGCTGCTCTATTAACTAATGAAAATACATccaaatttatagaaaaataaacaaatatgaataacaaacaattattttagtTGATCTCATTAACTAAATCATAACACCCATaacataatttcaaattattagttTGAACATTTCTACAATTTatgtttgtaaatttttttcataacaAAGATAGTTCTAGGGTAGAGCCAACCGATGGAATACCCATTAACATAAGAGTTTTGGGATACCCATTTAGATTTCGTGGCTCAATGTTGAACTAGAGAATCTAGACTTTTTTATGACCAATTTTCATGTATGTCATAATTCTACTTTCACAAACAAGACATGGATTCATTTACTTATAAGTAATAAACTGTTTTCTAAAGTAAAAAGACTTACTTTATTTTGAAGACCAATTGACAATGCAACAAGATCAACATGTCCTTTAACATTCATAAGAAAGGCAAAGAGAACCCCTTCCCTTAGCGAAATTCCAAGATGATGACACGCCGCCAAAGTTCCCGTAATCTTCCCTCCAAGACCCAACAAAACCACAACCACAACACAAGACAAACCTTGCAAACTATTTATACTCGTAATATCAGCTTGAAACCCGACATACCCTAAATAAACCGGATATATAAAGTTATGAACCGCATAATTCAATTTCGGCAACAAAGTCCTCGTAGTTTTCCCAGCTCTTCTAAACATCAACCCCAATAAAAAACAAGCAATCATACTATTAAAACCCATATACTCAATAATCATCGCGGTTATCACAATGATTGAAAGAATAATAAACGCTTCCGTGTTCTTCAAGTGTTTCTCATTAGGGTTCTTCCTGTTCAACCAATTCGTCAAATACATATTCGCCACTATAACCGCTATAACAAGAACCAACGCGAGTAACCCGTATAGTAACCATGTCATCAAAGACCGACTATGCTTCGACCTCGAGCTAATCACAACCAACAAAACCGCGTACATGTCGCTAATCAACGATGAACAAATAACCAACCTACCGAAATCCG is part of the Impatiens glandulifera chromosome 1, dImpGla2.1, whole genome shotgun sequence genome and encodes:
- the LOC124931813 gene encoding cation/H(+) antiporter 2-like is translated as MDATRRVLCNNHELFNPMLAMGMQISLILVLSHLFQIVLKPLGQPGPISQILSGFVLGPSCISRIQYIKRVFFQDMSGDYYETMALFSRIIFMFLIGLETDIGYLVRNLRSATTIAAGGCITCTIFAAAITPFIYHQTAAHGPTFTMVLMLAVVFSNAAAPFVIRIAVELKFATTDFGRLVICSSLISDMYAVLLVVISSRSKHSRSLMTWLLYGLLALVLVIAVIVANMYLTNWLNRKNPNEKHLKNTEAFIILSIIVITAMIIEYMGFNSMIACFLLGLMFRRAGKTTRTLLPKLNYAVHNFIYPVYLGYVGFQADITSINSLQGLSCVVVVVLLGLGGKITGTLAACHHLGISLREGVLFAFLMNVKGHVDLVALSIGLQNKVSLFTLENSLLLIMQIVTSPDFYPLMVVTLVVNTLIVGPTIVCMVRRETDTLGYGHLSLEWQDPEVELRMLVCVHGPRHVATMVGLIAALRGPDRGPVNAFMMHLIELPEKTNTDLMYHQREDDELSDDDAYGGNDVVEINQAVDNFNAETGVLIHQTKAVSPFLNMHSDVCDRAEGMRASMIFLPFHKHRRIDGRMETGKDGIRTANQKVLRHAKCSVAILVDRGISRSSQSSGAESLQQVATLFFGGPDDREALGFSKRLGMHHHMNLTIIRFLPESSKGGQYVGVNIAHKEDNVVMAVTDREAENEADTAMLTDFYNRYVTTGIVGYVEKYVENGNDTASALRELADLYTLFIVGKGGRGQSPLTIGMSDWEECPELGTVGDLLASSDFDTSGSVLVVQQHRISKNEDDK